In a single window of the Megalobrama amblycephala isolate DHTTF-2021 linkage group LG3, ASM1881202v1, whole genome shotgun sequence genome:
- the LOC125264172 gene encoding uncharacterized protein LOC125264172 gives MMVFISIIVCVFVAGVSGVSIHDVILVKGDSLTLHTGVTTDQQEEIRWFFKDTLIAEITGHFSYNSTDLCRVCTDVQCDEDNERFRDRLKLDHQTGSLTITNTRNTDSGEYRIQFNSNNDSEKIFKVYVWGVSAAKQKKIMEGESVTLDAGVREQNEMVTWYFNDTLIALVTGDLSLIGTDVQWKDSNERFRDRLMLSFRFTWSLIITNTRNTDSGLYTLKIIKSNFTITRSVTVTVIVPSLIPSAFVTVFLLMTVWFRTGQIHDEWRLRYDRMRYYGHTIDRVISGVLSISGL, from the exons ATGATGGTCTTTATTTCAAtcatagtgtgtgtgtttgtggctg GTGTCTCTGGTGTTAGTATACATGATGTGATTCTGGTGAAGGGAGATTCACTCACTCTACACACTGGTGTTACAACAGACCAACAAGAGGAGATTAGATGGTTTTTTAAAGACACTCTCATTGCTGAAATCACTGGACATTTCAGTTACAACTCTACAGATCTGTGTAGGGtctgtacagatgttcagtgtgaTGAAGAtaatgagagattcagagacagactgaagctggatcatcagactggatctctgaccatcacaaacaccagaaaCACAGACTCTGGAGAATATCGAATACAGTTTAACAGCAACAATGACAGTGAGAAAATCTTTAAGGTTTATGTTTGGG GTGTTTCTGCtgcaaaacaaaagaagatCATGGAGGGAGAATCTGTTACTTTGGACGCTGGTGTAAGGGAACAAAATGAAATGGTAACTTGGTATTTCAATGACACTCTCATCGCTCTAGTCACTGGAGATCTCAGTTTGATTGGTACAGATGTTCAGTGGAAAGATAGTAATGaaagattcagagacagactgatgCTGAGTTTTCGGTTTACATGGTCTCTGAtcatcacaaacaccagaaaCACAGACTCTGGACTCTATACACTAAAGATCATCAAGAGCAATTTCACCATCACGAGGAGCGTCACTGTTACTGTCATTG TTCCAAGTCTGATACCCTCTGCTTTTGTTACTGTTTTTCTGCTGATGACTGTTTGGTTCCGTACGGGGCAGATTCACG ATGAATGGAGGCTGCGCTATGATCGGATGAGATACTATGGACATACTATAGATCGGGTGATATCTGGGGTACTATCTATCTCAGGTCTCTGA
- the LOC125265333 gene encoding T-cell surface antigen CD2-like, which produces MFHTLVLLCLCCLVGVFAAETNEIQSVPVMEGDSVTLYIDAAEVQKGDNILWKYGAEKHIIAEISRNYKLFITSNGPDGRFRDRLKLDNQTGSLTITNITTEHAGRYELEIRGVDLTTKTFNVSVYVRLPVPVISSNSSQCSSSSSSSSNCSLVCSAVNVSHVTLSWYKGNSLLSSISVSDLSISLSLPLEVEYQDKNTYSCVLNNSFANHTRHLNITQLCPTCADGLPLLPIVLISAAASGFLLILAAVIGIFCICRKQRKTVQRPKEDGTDSALRKPKTRQKKSKNDAVYENVPKKKMIKYCE; this is translated from the exons ATGTTTCACACGCTTGTTTTGCTCTGTTTGTGTTGTCTGGTTG gtgtgtttgctGCTGAAACAAATGAAATACAATCAGTGCCAGTaatggagggagattctgtcactttaTACATTGATGCTGCTGAAGTACAGAAAGGCGACAATATACTGTGGAAATATGGAGCTGAAAAGCATATTATAGCTGAAATCAGTAGAAATTATAAATTGTTCATCACATCTAATGGtcctgatgggagattcagagacagactgaagctggacaatcaaactggatctctgaccatcacaaacatcacaactgaacatgctggacgTTATGAACTAGAGATAAGAGGAGTGGATCTGACAACAAAAACTTTCAATgtttctgtctatg ttcgtctgcctgttcctgtcatcagcagtaactcttcacaatgttcatcatcatcatcatcttcatcaaattgttcattggtgtgttcagctgtgaatgtgagtcatgtgactctctcctggtacaaaggaaacagtttactgtccagcatcagtgtgtctgatctcagcatcagtctctctctacctctggaggtggaatatcaggataaaaacacctacagctgtgtgctgaacaattcATTCGCTAACCATACGAGACACCTGAACATCACTCAACTCTGTCCCACATGTGCAG ATGGCCTACCTTTATTGCCCATAGTGTTGATCTCTGCTGCTGCCTCTGGTTTTCTCTTGATTCTAGCTGCTGTCATTGGGATCTTCTGCATCTGCaggaaacaaagaaaaacag TCCAGAGACCGAAAGAAGACGGAACTGATTCAGCGTTGCGTAAACCAAAAACACGACAAAAG AAATCGAAGAATGATGCAGTGTATGAAAATGTCCCCAAAAAAAAGATGATCAAATACTGTGAATAA
- the LOC125265334 gene encoding uncharacterized protein LOC125265334, protein MFIYNCTFDMSILKQKGLSFPQNRHLFFRETVMNLFIFLLVWVFQLGMSGVDKDRVSVSVMEGDSVTLNTNVKTNQQEKIKWFFNHTCIAQISDYLSKTCTDVQCNEGTERFRDRLKLDHQTGSLTITIIISTDSGLYKLQIISSNSISEKIFIITVYDVPAAERDAMKRKSVKEGESVTFDPGVIYKARGLMRWYFNDTLIAEITGDQSKICTDVQCDERFRDRLKLDNQTGSLTITNTRNTDSGEYNLEIITNSNSIRRQHSISIISEKSQDWIVYLCIGGLCVGVLLVIAGVTGEYRRKLPCIGRPVSLAK, encoded by the exons ATGTTTATTTACAACTGTACATTTGACATGTCAATATTGAAACAGAAAGGGCTTTCGTTCCCACAGAATCGGCATTTGTTTTTCAGAGAAACTGTGATGAATCTCTTCATTTTCCTCCTAGTGTGGGTTTTCCAGCTTG gtatgTCCGGTGTTGACAAAGACAGAgtgtcagtgtcagtgatggaaggagattcagtcactctgaacacaaatgttaaaacaaaccaacaagAAAAGATTAAATGGTTTTTCAATCACACTTGTATAGCTCAAATCAGTGATTATCTTAGTAAGACctgtacagatgttcagtgtaatgaaggcactgagagattcagagacagactgaagctggatcatcagactggatctctgaccatcacaataATCATATCCACAGACTCCGGACTGTATAAACTACAGATCATCAGCAGCAACAGCATCAGTGAAAAGATCTTTATTATCACTGTCTatg ATGTTCCTGCTGCTGAGCGTGATGCAATGAAGAGAAAGTCAGTGAAGGAAGGTgaatctgtcacttttgatcctGGTGTAATATACAAAGCGAGGGGTTTGATGAGATGGTATTTTAATGACACTCTCATCGCTGAAATCACTGGAGATCAGAGTAAGAtctgtacagatgttcagtgtgatgagagattcagagacagactgaagctggacaatcagactggatctctgaccatcacaaacaccagaaaCACAGACTCTGGAGAATATAATCTTGAGATCATCACCAACAGCAACAGCATCCGCCGTCAGCACAGCATCAGCATTATCAGTGAAAAGAGCCAAG ATTGGATTGTGTATTTATGTATAGGAGGATTATGTGTTGGTGTTCTGCTGGTGATTGCAGGTGTAACTG